TAATCGAATAATTATTGAAGCAAAAACTGCCGGTGCTGATGCAAAAACTCGGTTAGGTTATGTGACTCCAGCCGAAAACGGCAGTTACATTGGCCATTTGCTGAAATTAGAGGAAGGTCAAGCCACGTTGAGTATTGGTTCTGCCGCTCAGATCATTAATGCGGAGCAGCCTTCTGAGGCATTGCATCAGTTGCAAAATAGCTATCAAAACTGGTACGGCGTCTATTTTGCGGATCAACTCACTGATGAGCAGCTTGAAGATGCTCATGCTTGGATTAGTGCTGCTGACTTAAAAGTCATGGCTTATACCGCAACTCGTGATGAACAAATTGAGTGGCAAAACAGCAATATACTCAAAAAATTGTATGACAAAAACAGTGGTCGCTTAATGGTGCAATTCAATAAGACCGGTGACGACCATGCGGCAGCTGAGTTACTGGCTATTGCGGTGTCAACCACTTGGCAGGGGCAAAATACCGCGAAAACGGTCAAATTTAAGCAGCAAACTTCCGTGCGTTCCGACGACCGCGTCACACAGGATGAGGCACAAAAATGTCGTCGCTTAGGGATAAATTTCTACACAGATTATGACGGTATCAATATGTTAGCCGAAGGGACTATGCTTGGCGGTACGTTTATTGATGAAGTGATGGGGCTAGATGCTTTCATTGATGCATGCCAAAAACAAGCTTTTACTACTTTACAGGCAAGTCCAACTAAAATTGCGCAAACCGATAAAGGGCAAGCAATGTTAATTGGTTCTTTGACCGTTATAGGCAATGAATTCAATCGTAATGGTTTCTTAGCCGGTGGAATTTGGCGAGGCAATGACATTGGTGAAATCACCTTTGGCGATCGTCTAGATGAAGGTTTTTATTTTTATTCGGACAGTTTTGATGTTCAGTCACAAGCTGATCGTGAAGCACGCAAAATGATGCCAATTATGTGCGCTATCAAGCTAGCAGGTGCGGGGCATTCTGCGGATTTACTTATTCAATTCAATCGTTAAGAGGTCACTATGTCTGTATATAATCATAAAAGTCTGATGGTTAGCATCAATGGTTACGAATTTACCGCGTTTGATGAATCTGCTGATGCTTTATCTATTGTGCCTGTCGGTGATGATGGTGCATGGACCTTCGGTGCCAATGGGCGGGGTGTTTACGTATTTAGTGGCAACCAATCAGGTACATTGACAATGAAGCTATTGCAACATTCAGCGGACAACCATTTTTTATCTAACTTACGCAATCAAATGTTAAGCAGCCAGTCTGCGCCTGCACCGCTAGAACTGTATATTAAAGATACTTGGAATGGTGATGAAATTGTTGGTCATGTTGGCTTTTTCACAACACCGCCAACCCAATCTCGTGGCTCGACCCATAACGCGCAATCATGGGTGATCCAATTTGAACGCGTGATCACCAAACTAGGTAAAGGAGCGTTTAACTGATGGAAAAAGATAACATTACTTATGAGCATCGCCATAGCAATTTTGTCGAAGCCAAAAGTCACGCAATGAAATTATTGGGTATGTTAAAAGGCTGCATTGCGATGAATGGCGAGCACGTTGATATTGATGTGGGCGGTGTTTTAGCCAATATTGGCTCTCCAGATATGCAGGGAGTGGAAAAATTTATTTTAAAGTGGGTGACGGCGAAAGATGTCGATAATAATCTGATTCAATTAGATAAAGTAGATGTGTTTAATACGCATTTTAATACTTACCGTTCACATTATTATCCATTAATTGTGAATGGTTTGATATTTCACTTTTCTGATTTTTTGCCCGATGGAGTCGCATCCAAAGTAAATATGCCCAGCTTGGTCAGTCTGACGGCATAACGGACGTTGACTGGTTGAAAATGCTACCCATTATGGAAGGCATCTATACCGGTCACGATCTTCGAACGACAGCAACGCTCGGCGATGTGCTTGATTTTCATGAAGCTTATGCCGAGCGTTTGTTGTCACAGCAGAGGGCAGAGAATGGAAATAGAAAAGCTTCTCACCACACTCGGCTTTGAGGTCGAGCAAGTGGCGCAATTAAAAGGTGTCGTCACTGCCCTCGGCACGGCGGCGGCTTCAATTGCAGAGACAATTAGCAAGGTAAAAAGAAACCTTAAAGGTTTTGGACTGACAATTGATAATTTTAAAGCGGTACTATCCACGCTCGCTATGGCGGTCGATTTTGTGGCTAACCGTTTTATGGGGTTTATTGATAGCACGGTAAAGGGGGTAAAAAATCTCGCTCAACAAAAAGATCTGTTATTTGACATTTCAGAAAAAGAGCTACAGCAAG
This portion of the Providencia manganoxydans genome encodes:
- a CDS encoding DUF3383 domain-containing protein, whose protein sequence is MSLSIKEIINAQILPQAAAAQRRDLSMVAIFTSEVGNAFTDATSRYLFVSNEQDVANLFGSHSSTYKAAQALFSARPKLKRAMIARFAKEKQEIAATANALKGSTLSIGVNTLKQITDGTMTLNIAGQEAVLADLDFSKAIDFSDIAQVIDAQLPEGSNLQTKWDEVGNRIIIEAKTAGADAKTRLGYVTPAENGSYIGHLLKLEEGQATLSIGSAAQIINAEQPSEALHQLQNSYQNWYGVYFADQLTDEQLEDAHAWISAADLKVMAYTATRDEQIEWQNSNILKKLYDKNSGRLMVQFNKTGDDHAAAELLAIAVSTTWQGQNTAKTVKFKQQTSVRSDDRVTQDEAQKCRRLGINFYTDYDGINMLAEGTMLGGTFIDEVMGLDAFIDACQKQAFTTLQASPTKIAQTDKGQAMLIGSLTVIGNEFNRNGFLAGGIWRGNDIGEITFGDRLDEGFYFYSDSFDVQSQADREARKMMPIMCAIKLAGAGHSADLLIQFNR
- a CDS encoding phage protein, with translation MSVYNHKSLMVSINGYEFTAFDESADALSIVPVGDDGAWTFGANGRGVYVFSGNQSGTLTMKLLQHSADNHFLSNLRNQMLSSQSAPAPLELYIKDTWNGDEIVGHVGFFTTPPTQSRGSTHNAQSWVIQFERVITKLGKGAFN
- a CDS encoding putative phage tail assembly chaperone; translation: MEKDNITYEHRHSNFVEAKSHAMKLLGMLKGCIAMNGEHVDIDVGGVLANIGSPDMQGVEKFILKWVTAKDVDNNLIQLDKVDVFNTHFNTYRSHYYPLIVNGLIFHFSDFLPDGVASKVNMPSLVSLTA